Proteins encoded in a region of the Mercenaria mercenaria strain notata chromosome 1, MADL_Memer_1, whole genome shotgun sequence genome:
- the LOC128558423 gene encoding sex peptide receptor-like yields MEHNRNNSTQDSEMYGDEGYDIQVLERPFHLEDWFSLKYTVPLYSYIAPVLVLLTVVSNTLVLTVLLKKHIRSPTNVILAGIAFSDMLTGVIPLPVYIYFFSMGHYKHLVPFGWCVPLRMLYAIIPTIFHTASIWLTVVLAAQRYICICYSQQGRTWCTIANMIRATVIVYIVAFLSQLTKFVDFYMVPIPIQNYTNPDGNFEGCSFHVRTWVLNNYVVYQNTYFWFRIICIHLVPCTALVILNGLLIAAMQKAKRIRIKLLKPERESQKLMERNSSTLMLVAVIGIFLLVEFSLVTTRLKIARCTEMKGMIYRY; encoded by the exons ATGGAACATAACAG gaACAACTCGACTCAAGATAGCGAGATGTACGGAGATGAAGGGTATGATATACAGGTACTAGAAAGGCCATTTCATTTAGAAGACTGGTTCTCCCTGAAATACACTGTTCCATTATACAGTTACATCGCACCGGTGTTGGTTCTTCTCACGGTTGTCTCCAACACATTAGTTTTAACAGTTTTGCTGAAAAAGCACATACGGTCGCCTACAAACGTCATACTGGCTGGAATAGCTTTCAGTGATATGCTGACGGGTGTTATACCATTACCGGTATATATATACTTCTTTTCGATGGGTCATTACAAACATTTGGTGCCTTTTGGATGGTGTGTTCCACTCAGAATGCTTTACGCTATTATTCCCACAATTTTTCACACAGCATCAATCTGGTTGACGGTTGTACTTGCTGCCCAGAGATATATTTGCATTTGCTATTCGCAGCAAGGAAGGACGTGGTGTACAATTGCAAACATGATCAGAGCTACAGTGATTGTATACATAGTAGCTTTTCTATCACAGCTCACAAAATTTGTCGATTTTTATATGGTCCCAATTCCTATACAAAATTATACGAATCCAGATGGAAATTTTGAAGGATGTTCATTCCATGTACGAACATGGGTGTTGAATAACTATGTTGtgtatcaaaatacatatttctggTTTAGAATAATATGTATCCATCTTGTACCGTGCACAGCGCTGGTGATACTCAATGGTCTGTTGATAGCTGCTATGCAGAAGGCAAAAAGGATCCGCATAAAACTTCTGAAACCGGAAAGAGAGTCACAAAAACTAATGGAAAGAAACAGTTCAACATTGATGCTTGTTGCAGTTATCGGTATCTTTTTGTTAGTTGAGTTTTCGCTTG